The Pecten maximus chromosome 10, xPecMax1.1, whole genome shotgun sequence region tggtagttatagacatcagtggtagttatagacagtagtaGTAATTATAGACATTtgtagtagttatagacattagtggtagttatagacatcagtggtagttatagacagtagtaGTAATTATAGACATTtgtagtagttatagacattagtgatagttatagacattagtggtagttatagacagtagtggtagttatagacattagtggtagttatagacattagtggtagttatagacatcaGGGGTAGTTATAGACCAtaagtggtagttatagacagtagtgGTAGTTTTAGACAgtagtggtagttatagacatcagtggtagttatagacatcagtggtagttatagacattagtggtagttatagacattagtggtagttatagacattagtTGAAGCTATAGACATTAGTGGTAGTTATATACCattagtggtagttatagaccataagtggtagttatagacagtagtggtagttatagacatcagtggtagttatagacattagtggtagttatagacatcagtggtagttatagacatcagtggtagttatagacattagtggtagttatagacattagtGGTGGTTATAGACATttagtggtagttatagacattagtcgtggttatagacagtagtaGTAATTATAGACATCAGTGGTAGTCTATATAGACattagtggtagttatagacatcagtggtagttatagacattagtggtagttatagacatcagtggtagttatagacagtagtaGTAATTATAGACATCAAtgtagtagttatagacattagtgatagttatagacattagtggtagttatagacagtagtgGTAGTTACAGACattagtggtagttatagacatcaGGGGTAGTTATAGACCAtaagtggtagttatagacagtagtgGTAGTTTTAGACAgtagtggtagttatagacatcagtggtagttatagacattagtagtagttatagacattagtggtagatatagacatcaggggtagttatagacattagtggtagttatagacattagtggtagttatagacatcaggggtagttatagacatttagtggtagttatagacattagtggtagttatagacattagtggtagttatagacatcagtggtagttatagacattagtAGTAATTATAGACAtcagtggtagttatagacattagtcgtggttatagacagtagtagtaattatagacagtagtggtagttatagacagcggtagttatagacattagtggtagttatagacatcagtggtggttatagacagtagtggtagttatagacagtagtaGTAATTATAGACATcaatggtagttatagacattagtggtagttatagacagtagtggtagttatagacatcaggggtagttatagacattagtggtagttatagacagtagtaGTAATTATAGACATCAGTGgtagtctatatagacagtagtggtagttatagacatcagtggtagttatagacattagtggtagttatagacattaggggtagttatagacattagtggtagttatagacagtagtggtagttatagacattagcggtagttttagacatttagtggtagttatagacatttaGTGGTGGTTATAGACATTTAGTGGTGGTTATAGACAtcagtggtagttatagacattagtggtagttatagacatcagtggtagttatagacatcaatggtagttatatacattagtggtagttatagacagtagtggtagttatagacatcagtgatagttatagacattacGTGGTGGTTAAAGACATTAttagtagttatagacattagtgatatttacaaacattagTATGAATTATAGACATTAGTTGTTGTTATAGCCGTTAGTGGTTGTAAATCTAAACTGTCGCCTGATCAAACAGTCTATAGACACTGAAAAGTTCTAGAGTTGTAGAGTAGCGACAGAGACGTAGAACATACTTATAGTTGTTTTTATCTATGCTCAATCAGGTTCATTAATATACTTCAAAATGCTAATAAATCGTGGAATGACAGATAAATCAATATCACTATGCTAGAGTATACAATTGGGTATGGCTACAGAGGTAAACCACAGGCTACATGACACTGTCGAAATATCTGTTTTATACGACGGCCCATATACGCCTGGACAATATACACATAAGCAATTGATGTTTGTCCGTGGTTTCCAGAAAAATGTGGTCAAAAAACTGCATATGCAGTTGTTTTTTGCCAAGTGTCTGACACATTTCATCGTCAGATTTtgctttgctttttgtttatttcgacAACGCAGTGTTGGCCCGTAACCGCCTTGGCACATTTCGAGCTTTGTTCAGGTAATTAACAAACCATTTGATAACTCCTGACTACCTGATGTGGCGCAGGTGGCCCATTGAGACAGCCCACTTGACCTTGTAAGCTTAGGTGTAATGTGTGGGTAAAACCATAAGGTACAAAGGTTAAGGGGAGGAGACATGCATATAGCCAGATGATATGAACAGATTGCTACACATATATGTAATCCTGTCTTCTGAAATCGTAATTGATATACGTGATgtagaacattaacacagttaacgttataattaaaatattatttcagaATTTTAGTCTACATACATAAATTGTTTTGTGTGTAAGAACAAGTTTAACAAACAATTTTAGCATAAGCTATATATTCAAAATGTGGTCAAAAAgaactatacatgtacatattttttgaATGTTTGTCACACTAGTAAGGCCtttcacaaaataataaaataccggggggggggggggggggggggaacgcGTGTCTTTTGTTCGGACTCTAAGCGCAGAAAggtaatatatctaatatgtgGGAGGGGCGAAACAATTACAAATTGCATTCATGATCTCAATGGGCCACCTGTGCTTCATCAGGCAGTCGGGAGTTATCAAATGGTATGCTAATTATCTGAGCAAAGCTCGAAATGTGCCAAGGCGGTTACGGGCCAACACTGCGTTgtcgaaataaacaaaaagcaaagcaAAATCTGACGATGAAATGTGTCCGACACTTGGCAAAAAACAACTGCATCTGCAGTTTCTTGCCCACATTTTTCTGGAAACCTCGGACAAACATCAATTGCTTATGTGTATTTGTCCAGGCGTATATGGGCCGTCGTAGTTTTAGGCAGGTGTTGTGCTTATCTAGTAATTCACAAAGAATTCATCTATGAAATTTAATTTCCGTGAACATGCAAGTCTAAGTAAGTATTATTTCTTAACTCCGCCATGAAATGAAATCACGATAATAatcgattataatcgataaatgcgatacatgtatgttaaaacattgataatataaaaacattacTGGGTTTGAAAATATGCATTATTGAGCGCGACAAGATATGTGACACATAGTTGCGTATACAGCAAAAGAAGGGTGTAACAATTATTACTATTTGTAGGTTGTGTCAGAGCCAATGGATAGTGCCACTCCCCGTCCCGTGTCAGCAACACCATGTACCGAACCAGGACACACCGACCTAGTGAGCGCCTGGTGTCAAACCTGTCAGACGTTTGTCTGTATTCAGGGTATGGTGTCCGAGAAACACGCTGGACATATCTTTATATCACTGGAGAAAAGAGCTGGAGAATTTGGAGCAAGGATTGAGCAAAGGAAAATAGAACTGCGCAAGATTGAGGAAAGTTTTGGTGCTGATCTCGTACAACAGTTGGAAATAGAAACCAAGTTCAACGCTCGCGTGGATGATCTAAACAATGAGATTGATAAGAGAAGTCAACGTTTACACTCTGAAATTGAATCCTggaagacaaaaacaaaatcagcgCTTCAGACGAGGGTTGACGAAATCAGGATATCAATGAAGGTCCGTCAGGATCAAATTAAAGAGGACCAAAATAAACTACGAGCAGCCCTGGATCAATGTAGTCTAGAAAACTACAAAGCAGATGAAGCTATACAGGTCAAACGTCAGTCGTCTGTATACATTCCTGCTTGTCTTATCTTGACAGAAGTCAACTCCACGGAGCTGGACATGGATACCTTGCTTGGACACATTTCTGATGAAGAATCGTATGGGTCCGACTGTGTGTCTTATGCAAAACCATTTTCCTCTTCTGGTTCTGATGATACTTCTGATCTTCACGGACTATCAGAGACCGAGAGTAATTTTATGGAGGAACTGAAGCATGAGAGAATTTATTGCGACCTACCGGTACATCTTGATGATGTTGAAATCCTGAAACACTGCCAGTTTAAGAACCCCAACCAACAAGAAGAAGAGATCAAACTAGCTGCCAGCAGGGATGGAGGCATCTGGGTAACCTGTACCGGACAAAGATGCATTAAACATTTCGACGACGAAGGCAATTGTAGGCGGAAAGTTTTGACTGACTTTGATATATATGACATAGACGTCAACAGTAAAAATGAACTTTTTGCATCAGTGCACAATGgatttaagataaaaaaagaaaacctaTTTCAACTGGAAAACTCTTGTAAGAACAGAACACCGTGTGACCTTTGGAATCGGCATCACGTCTGCGGATGATATGTTAGTTTGCCTGCAAGGAATGGACTATGCTGAAATCGTCAAGTTTTCACCTACCGGAAACAGTCTGCAGAGCATTCGTTTGGATGGGGACCAGAAGGAAATTTTCTACAGACCAAGAAAAGTGCTGGAGGTGGAACCAACGGGAGACGTGCTGGTCATTGATGATAAAACACTGATAACGTTGGATACAGAGGGGGCATTCAAGAAAACCTGGACAAGTGAGCTTGACAGTGACACTGGAAAAGAAGAAGCGATGGTGAAGTTCCAACCCGTCAGTATAACTGTCACTTCAGAAGGAGATCTATTTGTATTGGACCAAGGCAACAAGGAAATTGCTGTATTTGACAAAATGGGACAACCCTTCTGGAACATGCATGACACCGTCATGTTGAATGACATGAGTTGTGCAGTATTCGACGTTAAGGATCAGTTCTGGGTCGCCTGCAGAGACGGAGTTATCCACCAGGCACAGTTGCGCTTTCATCGTAAAAATAAATCAGATTAAGACCACTTGGATCAAATTATCATTTCAAACCTGACAGTATTGTGAACAGGGACTTAATGTTCAACGGGTGAAAGACTGGGTTAGTTAACATGTATTAGCCATTTTTTATAgcttcaaattttgaattattgcAGCTCAATGGCTttaatacaaactctgtttTCTGTGGTGACTGTCCTATTTTGATATGACGTAAATATGCAGAACCAAGCCAATCGGCGGTAAATAGAATGTCTACATATTTAGGGAGTTATTGTCATGGTCCAGTCATTTATCAGTCAACGGGGGACCTGCATTAATAACAGTGACATGGTTTAGGTCATCTGATCCGAAAGATCAGGATGGCCTAGACGTAGccagaaaatatatttcatgcgacttttcacatttcaaccATCTTCTCAAGTTTCAAGAGTGGGATTTAGCTAAGCTTTAATGAATAATCCTGTAATGGCCATCATCATTTGTGTTCGGATCGGTTCTAAATCTACAATGCACGCCATTGCTGCCATCGTGTAAAACACCTCTTCTCCGGTTTCATTGGTGATCATTTGTCCGATTTGATGGATCCGCCGTCGTGCCCATTGTTAGTTGCCTTTTTTCTGTGactatgtaattttttttttcatgtcactataatgtagtatatcctggagtgtatttcatttttatttctcCGTTTGGTTTCGTCCTCCACATTAGACTATAAACCTGTCAAATTGCAGGTTTTCTGAGTTTTGTGTTAGGTatcttgttttcatttcatatgagattttatggAATTCGTCTCGAAAGTGTGTTTGCTGATCAAGTCttgaaataataaaactttCATCACATCGGCTGTGAAATTAAAATTCATCGACCTCCTTAATTCATATCTTATTTAAAATGTGTGTTTAGCTTTCCTATTACATTAGCGGTAATTCCATTAACAGTAAAGTGCTAGGTTTCTTTTTAGTGTTTCATGCAGATTTCATAATTGCCTCAAAGAAACAGACAAATCTCAAAATAAACCATTGTCAATCCGTAATGGCAAATACTAAGGAGACGGTGTAAACTTTTAATAGCAAATGACAAAACGAGTATAGTATTGTTCTAATGTGATGTTGGTTCGGCGATATTTAATCATTAGAAGAAATGAATGGCGTCAAAACTGTAACTGTGAATTGATTAATTGGACTAAGAGATATCAAAAACTTGTAACAAACTTGTATCATTtaactatacattatatatatatgaaactattttgaataatttatttGGTCTGAATCATTCTACATAAGACATAGAAACACCTTATCATTTCACTTtgacaaacaaaatattgtcGCGTTACCATATGGCATGACATCTAAAGTATGTGGCGTTATTATTGATTTCTCTGTGCTTGTTGTATCACAGTTGCATAAaaaggttttggtttggttttatttgtttaacgtcttttaaaagctaaggtcatttaaggacggcctcccgtgcgtgcaataTGCATGCCTGTGGTGgttgcgtatgtgtgttttctGAAGGtgtggtatgtttgtatgaagtctccttatgataggccggaagttttgccgatttatagtgctacctcactgaagtggACTGCCTAAAACACCCAgaaggacaccccacccggtcacattatactgacaacgggcaaaccagtcgccCCACTCTCAAAATGCTGCGCGCTAAGCAGGAAGAAGTAACTACCACTTTTAAAGACtgatatgtctcggccagggaacagaacccaaatcCTTTCTCGCATGGGCAAACCCTCAGAAAAacaaaagagaaaagataatatcccaaatttagtcgcctcttacgatattatgcaattggggcagcaggCACAAAGAGCACCGATAAAACATTCTCAGATTTCCATACGAACCGCATACTCGAAGATAACCATAATCCCAtcataaaataatgaaatggaTGGCAAAAATGACGGGTTAAAattatacaggtacattatatcatatatgtcAGCAGAATCGTACTCCGTTTCATCCATAATTACGGGGAAACAATGTAACTGATTCTATATTACATCCCCATATAagacatacattgtaatcatGTTTTACCACGCATGCCACTGTTGATTTGGCTCACcgttcatatatataatatacttactGAATATATGTGATTGGTGTAAGGCAGTATGACACGACACCAACAGAAAAATGCTAGTGATTTCATCATGAGACTTATCAACTGAACATCGATAGGTACGCTTTTCTCTGCATATCACCAACTGCAATTATCCCATAACTGTATATTTAAGTTCTGACTTTTGACTGGCTGCAACCAAGACgtaatacaaaatggcggattGGTTGAATGGATATTAGCTTGCCGTTCGGTCCCTTTTTGATCAATTACATCACAACTTTTCTAACTTAATTATCTTCTGGGAAGATAGGAGACATTACCAATATCATTACAAGAAGTCCTATGACCTTTAACAATTGCAGAACAACTTATATTAGTTTAATCCAAACGAGTCTTCGAGGTATCTTTATTGCAATCATATATATGATGTTTCCTCAAAACGCCAGGGTTTGAAGGTCACACTCTACATGGTGACCTTCATTAATGACCGATAATTTGTAATGACCGATAATTTGGAAATTATCAACGGTTTGTCCTATGCAAATGTCCTTTATCAAATCCAGACAATTAAAAACAGGTCGGACGAATGGACACATAGATTGCCTGATAGgcttaacaaaacaaacaggTCGGACGGATGGACACATAGATTGCCAGACAGgcttaacaaaacaaacaggTCGGACGAATGGACACATAGATTGCCTGATAGgcttaacaaaacaaacaggTTGGACGGATGGACACATAGATTGCCTGATAGgcttaacaaaacaaacaggTCGGGCGGATGGACACATAGATTGCTAGACAGgcttaacaaaacaaacaagtcGGACGGATGGACATATAGATTGCCTGATAGgcttaacaaaacaaacaggTCGGACGGATGGACACATAGATTGCCTGATAGGCTTAACAAAACAAACGGGTCGGGCGGATGGACACATAGATTGCCTGATAGgcttaacaaaacaaacaggTCGGACGGATGGACACAGATTGCTAGACAGGCTTTACAAAACAAACAGGTCGGACGGACGGACACATAGATTGCCTGATAGGcttaacaaaacatataatatccCCGCTACTCGTAAAACTACCGCTCACCTATAAATAGTAGTGATATCTTCAACTAACACCCGTTAACTGCAGCTAGTGTCATATTACTACTAAAGTTAATTAACGAATGCATGTACTTGTCTACCAAAACAAAATGTACTACCTGTCGACATATAGCTGTCAACTAACTTCAGCAGGGCTGCTTTTACTGAAAAGTTGAAATAGAAGCGGATTCAGACAGGACATAAATTATCTGTAAAGTTGTTTTATCTGGTCCCACCAAATTCGttcaatgtattatataacatgcAGATATATATGCACTGTGCCAGTGTGTGCAATAGGGCATGACCACAGAGAACAATGACAAGGTACAacccttttatatatatatatatatatatataaagaataaaaacaCGACACAGCAGCTAGAGTCACCTAGACGTGACGAAAGCGCTAGCTGCTGTGTcgtgtttttattctttttaaatgcatatttttcgTCCGTAAGGTTCACCTTAAActttttaacttatatatatatatatagcttagaaacacaaatgacgaaggaagacaactttttgactcgtgccatatatatataacaatcaatACACATAACAGTAGTGATCGTAccacttttttttatatttattatgacTAATACACATAACAGTAGTGATACTGGTATCGCCTTATATGGAATTCGTTAATTAACTGGTATAGGCCTTaccaggaattcgttaattaACTGCTATAGGTCTTCCAAGGAATTGTTCAATAACGAATCCATGTACTTCTCTACCAAATAACAACAACATTTACCGTCGGCCGATATAGCTACAGTAGTGATCCTGATATAGGGCTTTTGGATTTTGTCTCCAGAATTGGTATTCCCAGGGAGAAGCCAGTCTAGGTAGGTACTCCTTTCTACTCAAATACGGGTTATTTTGTGGATATTCTTGATGCAATAACATGTATTTGACGTTTCAATGCATGCCAACTGTTAGCATTGATGACCGCAATATGTAATAATATCGTGTATAACTGTGAAATGGCTGTCCATATAATATAGCAGTATCCAAAATCATGTATTACTTCATATATAACTAGAAGGGTGTAACAGTGATTATTATTTGTAGGTCGTGTCAGAGCTAATGGATAGTGCGACTCCCCATCCTATGTCAGCAAAATCATGTACCGAACCAGGACACACCGCACTAGTGAGCGCCTGGTGTCAAATCTGTCGGACGTTTGTCTGTATTCAGGGTATGGTGTCTGAGAAACACGCTGGACATATCTTTATATCACTAGAGAAAATAGTTGATGGACATCAAGCAGAGATTGATCAGAAGAAAATAGAAATGCGTAAGATCGAGGAAAGTCTTGGTGCTGAACTTTTACATCAGTTGGAAATAGAGACCAAGTTCAACGCTCGCGTCGATGATCTAAACAATGAGATTGATAAGAGAAGTCAACGTTTACACTCTGATATTGAATCCTggaagacaaaaacaaaatcagcgCTTCAGACGAGGGTTGAGGAAATCAGGATACCAATGAAGGTCCGTCAGGATCAAATTAAAGAGGACCAAAATAAACTACGAGCAGCCCTGGATCAATGTAGTCTAGAAAACTACAAGACATCACTTGTGATGGCAGATGAAGCTATACAGGTCAAACGTCAGTCGTCTGTATACTTTCCTGCTTGTCTTATCTTGACAGAAGGCAGCTCCTCGGAGCTTGACATGGATACCTTGCTTGGGCACATTTCCGATGAAGAATCGTATGGGTCTGACTGTGTGTCCGATATAAAACCAAATTCCTTTACTGGTTCTGACAATACTTCTGATCTTCACGGACTATCAAAGACCGAGAGGAATTCAACGAAGGACCTGAACACTGACAGAATATATTTCGAAGCAAGCCCTGATGATGTTGAAATCCTGAAGGTTTGTCAATTTAAGGACCCTAATCAACAAGGTGACGATATCAAACTAGCTGCCAGCAGGGATGGAGGTATCTGGGTAACCTGTACCGGACAAAGGTGCATTACACATTTCGACGACGAAGGCAATTCTAGGCGGAAAGTTTTCGACTGACTTTGATATATATGACATAGACGTCAACAGTAAAAATGAACTTTTTGCATCAGTGCAAAATGGCTGtagaataaaaaagaaaacctATTTCAACTGGAAAACTTTTGTAAAGACAGAACCCCTTCAGACCTTTGGAATCGGCATCACATCTGCGGATGATATATTAGTTTGCCTGCAAGGAATTGACTATGCTGAAATCGTCAAGTTTTCCCCTACTGGAAACAGACTGCAGAGCATTCGTTTGGATGAGGACAAGAAAGAAATCTTCCACAGACCAAGACATGTGCTGGAGGTGATACCAACAGAAGACGTGCTGATCATTGATGAGAAAACGGTGATAACGCTTGACACGGACGGGAAGGTCAAGAACACCTGGAGAGGTGACCTAGATGATGAGGTTAGGAAAGATAGGATGACCAAGTTTCAATCAATCAGTATAGCCGTCAATTCAGAAGGAGATCTATTTGTCTTGGACCAAGGCAACAGGCGAATTATTGTGTTTGACAAAGCGGGGGAAAAGCTTTCAACCATGCATGATAATGTCATGTTGAAAAGACATGAGGTGTGCAGTATTCGACACCAAGGATAAGTTCTGGGTCGCTTGCAGAGACGGAGTTATCCACCAGGCTCAATTGGGCTTTCATCGTAAGACTAAATCGGATTAATATTCCCTACTATGGATCAAATGACCCTGAGAACATTGTGAACACAGAGTACAAGCCCAATGGATGAAGTTTTCAATATTGTGACTACATTCAACTCCATGCATTACAATTCGTTAACTCCTAAATAATAAGTCAACATCATAAGCATTTtacattgacatatatatatgaaaagatTAATGAAATTCATTGGTTTTCTCCTAAGGCCGAGcctcggtggccgagtggttaatgtgtctcgacactttaccactagccctccacctctgggtcgcgagttgAAAACCCACGTgcggcagttgccaggtactgaccgtaagccggtgatttttctccgactttcctccacctccaaaacctggcgcatccttaaatgaccctggctgttaataggacgttaaacaaaataaaccaaacatcTTAAGACAAGAAACTTGATGTTTactaaaaaaaatcaacaacaaaaaatcataGAAATGCAAGTAATGAGTATTGCATTCAGCTATACATCCAACGATACATCTATAAACCAGTTCTGGTTGCTCTAGCTTTTAAAAGTTTTTCAGAAACAGCCCAAACGCAAAACCTTAgcgttgatttttttttcatagtccagaattttttaaatttttaccCGAAAAATGGCAGAAATCCATGAAAATATTTCAGTGTATTGGGTTCTTCTATACCAGTAATGTATGTATCATGTGTTGATGATAATGTCTCTATGATTCTGAATCTTAAATATGCTGATTTTGTCTCCGGTGTATTAGGTTCACTGTCTTGCAGCATtgtcatatacaatgtttaccTATTTTGTATGGCCGTAGATTGACTTTTTAATCGGAGTGTGTTCAATCTAAGGtgatttgtgttttgttgtgttgatgttgtaatctaataattaatataaaccaTATTTCATTTCGTAAGTTTGTATAATATATCCTCCAAGTATTAAAGCATACAATGAACTGGGATCCAGAAACAAGCCGTTAAATTTGTATAAATCTTAGAATTAATAGGTATTTCTCATTAAAATACAGAGGTAATTTgatctttttttccctttaaatttgaaaaaaatgaaataatggcTGAATATAGGACTGTCAGTACATAAATTTGCCATCATATCTAAATCCAGTTTAATCCATATCCTTTAAATTCTGGAAATTCCCTTACCAAAAAATATCTAGTaaatcattacagaatttaaagaaCATTCTATTACGTAGATTTTTTCCTCAATTCCAATATTGCTTTCTTgttggaaaattttaagtttggATAATTATTAACGGAACAAGGCCCTGATATTTCTGAAGTTTGTCAGGCCTTAATTTTAACAGTAGGAGAAGTAAATGTCGCCAATGCAACTGTAACCAGAGACTTGTGTACAAGTCTCTGCTGTAACTTAGAGTTGCTGCtaaatatctaaaacaaaacGTGGACGAATTGTaagaattcaaaattttaataaaaatcataaaaaaaaaagaattataaaaaattaatataatgttTGATCTGAAtactacatataacatcaaaaACACATAATAATTCATATCTCTGTAACAAACTGTTGTCAAGTAATCATATTATTGAATATCTGTGACAAACTGATATCGAGTgatcatattaattaaatatctctGTGACAAACTGTTGTCAAGTgatcatattaattaaatatctctGTCACAAACTGTTGTCGAGTgatcatattaattaaatatctctGTGACAAACTGATGTCCAGTgatcatattaattaaatatctctGTCACAAACTGATGTCCATTGATCACATTAATTAAATAACTGTGAGGTCATCATTTATCTCTCTGTGATCATATTAATCATCTGTTTTATAAATAGCACCTTTAAAACATTCAG contains the following coding sequences:
- the LOC117335947 gene encoding uncharacterized protein LOC117335947 produces the protein MDSATPRPVSATPCTEPGHTDLVSAWCQTCQTFVCIQGMVSEKHAGHIFISLEKRAGEFGARIEQRKIELRKIEESFGADLVQQLEIETKFNARVDDLNNEIDKRSQRLHSEIESWKTKTKSALQTRVDEIRISMKVRQDQIKEDQNKLRAALDQCSLENYKADEAIQVKRQSSVYIPACLILTEVNSTELDMDTLLGHISDEESYGSDCVSYAKPFSSSGSDDTSDLHGLSETESNFMEELKHERIYCDLPVHLDDVEILKHCQFKNPNQQEEEIKLAASRDGGIWVTCTGQRCIKHFDDEGNCRRKVLTDFDIYDIDVNSKNELFASVHNGFKIKKENLFQLENSCKNRTPCDLWNRHHVCG
- the LOC117335948 gene encoding uncharacterized protein LOC117335948 translates to MDSATPHPMSAKSCTEPGHTALVSAWCQICRTFVCIQGMVSEKHAGHIFISLEKIVDGHQAEIDQKKIEMRKIEESLGAELLHQLEIETKFNARVDDLNNEIDKRSQRLHSDIESWKTKTKSALQTRVEEIRIPMKVRQDQIKEDQNKLRAALDQCSLENYKTSLVMADEAIQVKRQSSVYFPACLILTEGSSSELDMDTLLGHISDEESYGSDCVSDIKPNSFTGSDNTSDLHGLSKTERNSTKDLNTDRIYFEASPDDVEILKVCQFKDPNQQGDDIKLAASRDGVQNGCRIKKKTYFNWKTFVKTEPLQTFGIGITSADDILVCLQGIDYAEIVKFSPTGNRLQSIRLDEDKKEIFHRPRHVLEVIPTEDVLIIDEKTVITLDTDGKVKNTWRGDLDDEVRKDRMTKFQSISIAVNSEGDLFVLDQGNRRIIVFDKAGEKLSTMHDNVMLKRHEVCSIRHQG